A region of the Longimicrobiaceae bacterium genome:
CTCGATCGTGCAGAAGTAGTATCGACCGTGCGAGGGGGGGCGGCCTGCCCCCCTCGCCCGGCACCCCGGCTTTCCTCCAACCACGCGGAACCGTGACGCAGACAGCCTCGCCCGAAGCCGCCGCCATGCCCTGGTTCGACCTCGTCTCGCTGTCGGGCGACGAGGGGCGGCGCTGGCGCGAGCAGTACGGGCGCTTCGACAGCGTGGCGAAGGGGATCATGGGCTCGGTGCCGCTCCTGCGCCGGGGCGAGATCGACACCGGCGCCCGCATGCTGAAGGACGCGCGCGAGCAGCTCTCGGCCATGGACGTCGGCGACGAATCGATCCTCTCGGTGATGGAGCGCTGGTACCTGGGCGCGCTGGGGATGTACCACTACCGCCTCGCCGAGTTCGACGAGGCCGACCGCGTGATGGCGCGTGCCCACGAGCACATGGTGGACGCGGTCACCCGGCGCGGCTTCCTGGTTGTGCTGGCCGACGAGGCGGTGGAGCTGCGGCTGCACCGCGCGCGCATCTCGCGCAACCGCCAGCGCTGGGCGGAGATGTGGGACCACATCTCCGCCGCGCGGGCCATGCGGGCGGGCGGCGAGCCGTTCTACGTGCTGCGCGACGGCAGGAGCGTGTGGCTCTCGGACGTGCGCGAGTTCCTGGAAGCGCTTCCCGCGGCGCCGGAGCAGCGGCCGGTGAAGCCGAACCTCCAGGATCCCACGCAGTGCCGCCAGGACATAGACCGCTGGATTCGCGACGTGCTGCGCATCCCTGACTCGGTCATCCACGCGCCCTGATCCCGCACGCGCGCTCGCCCGGACGCCGGGCTCGCTTCCAAGCGGCGACTGGACCACCTTCCATCGAAAGCACGCCATGAATCCCCAGGACCAGCAGGCCGAGCAGGCGATGGACGACGTGGAGGTCGAGCCGCTCCACGACGACGCGCTGGAGCAGGTCGCGGGCGGCAACATGTGCTCGCTCACCATGTGCTCGAACGTGTCGGTGTAGGCTGCGAACCCGCGCGTCCCTGCCGGACATCCGCCGCGGACGTGGAAACAGCTCACGAAGAGCCGGAAGATCATGTCGAAGCAAGCGCAGATGGAGCAGCAGCCGGACGAAGTGCTGGTGGACGCGATCACCGACGAGTCGCTGGAGGAGGTCGCGGGCGGCATCTGCTCGATGGTCAACTGCTCGAACGTCCCGGACTGACCGCCGCGATCGGCCCGAGTCCTCGCGGGGCGGGCGATGCGGCCGGCCGTCGATCCCCGCTCAGAATCCACGGCCGCGCAGGCGACGCCGCCCGGACGCGGACAGGTTCAACCTTGCAGCGAAGGAGGTCGTGATGCCGCCGGAAGAACAGCGCAGCGACGCGTTGGAGGATGCGGAGATCGAGCCGCTCCACGAAGAAGCGCTCGAAGAGGTGGCGAAGGGGCCCTGTTCCCTGACCTACTGCTCCAACCAGGGCTGACCGGTCCGGTGGACGTCACCCGCCCTTCGATGATCGGACGCGTGCGGTCCATAGCGATTCGGTCCACACCGCGCCGGTTTATACCACCGGCGCGAACCGTTTCCACTCGCAACGAGGCAGGCTCCAGTGCCCCAGAACGACGAACAGCGCTCGGACGCGGTGAACGAGGCGGAGGTCGAGCCGCTCCAGGACGACGCGCTCGAAGAGGTGGCAGGCGGAATGTGCTCCTGGGCCTACTGCTCGGCGCAGGTGTAGCCGGCCCGATGGGCACGACGCCGCGCCGTCGGATGGTGGCGCGCCGCGCTCCGTGCATCTTCTCGCCGTCACCGAAATGCTGTGGCTCGCGGGCAGACGCACGCGGGCAGACAATCTCACGGGAGGCAAGACGATCATGTCCCAGGATCCACAGGTGGAGCAGGGCGTCGCGGACGCCGAGATCGAGCCGCTTCACGACGCGGCGCTGGAAGAGGTCGCCGGTGGCAACGGCTGCTCGATGGCCTACTGCTCGTACGTCGAGCCGGCGTAGGCCGCGGCCACCGAGCACATCTCGACAGGCCGCACGCCGGCGGCTCCACCGCACGACGAGCCCGGCGCACGGCCGGGAAAACCCACACCGAGGTGACCGCCATGTCGCAGGACATGCAGGCCCAGCAGGCGATCGAAGCGGCGGACGTCGAGCCACTCGCTGACGAGTCGCTGGAGGAGGTCGCGGGCGGCATCTGCTCCCTCACCGCCTGCTCCAACAGCAAGGAGCTGTGACGCTCCCGGCACTCCCGGCGTCCGACACCGGGAGTGCCGCCTCGTGAAGCTCCGGCATGCCACCGGCTGGGGAAGCGCGCGCGCCCGGAAGCGTGCGATCCCGGCTCACGGCAGCTCGTCCGCGCCGCCCACCACGCACCCTCGCACCATGAAGCATCTCGCTCTCAACGTCTACCTTCGCGGTCGCGCGGCGCAGGATCGGCTGCTGGCCGAGTGCGTCGGCCCGGCGGTGGAGGAGATGCGGGGCAGCGGCCTCGTCCGCCGCTTCTGGTTCCAGCCGTTCGACGCGCGCGGCCCGCACGTCGGCGTCGTCCTCGGCGTCGCGGACGACGCGGCGGATGAGGTACGGGCGGAGTTTTCGGCGCGCCTGGAAGCCTTCCTCGCCACGCATCCCTCCACCGAGCCGCTGAGCGACGAGGAGGTGGCGCGGCGTCACGCCGAGTGCCGCGGCAAGCGGCTCTGCTCGATCGACGCGGAACCGGGCATCGCCGCGCCCGGCACCTTCGCGTTCGCGGAAGAGGCCGCCCCGCGCTACCCCTTCGGCCCGATGCCGCAGCCCGGGGCGGACGACCGGGCGGGGGAGATGATGTGCGGCCTGGCGCTGTGGAGCATCGGCCATCTGCGCGCCGGCACGGGCTCGCGCGCGGCCGTGCGATGGGCGGCATCCGTGGACCTGGCTCTTCGCGAGAGCGGCGAGGCGGCGGACGACTACTGGCGCCGCCACGCGTCCACTCTGCTCGTGGGGCTGGACGAACGGTACGATGCCGACCCGGAGGCGATCGTCTCGCGCTTGCGCGAGCTGGTCGGCGACCGCAACCGCGACGCGTTTGCGCGGGCGTGGGCGGAGGTCGAAGCCGACGGGCCGCCGTGGTCTTCCGCGACCGAGCTCGTGGAGCACGCGCTCCGCGAGGGCGCCCAGTCGCCGCACGGACGATGGGGAGTGCTGCGGGAGGTGAACCACTGCGTGCTGCTCCAGCTCGGGCAGATGGTGCGGCTGCACGTGCCGCTGGTGCTGTACGCGTGGCTGCGCGGCTCGCCCGTCGCCGCGGTGGCTTCGTGAGCGTAGCGGCGCCGCCGGACGCGGGCCTCGGCTGGCGAGCGTATCACCTCGTCTGCCACGGCGACCGCGACCGGCTCCTCGCGGAGATGGTGCGCCCGCTCGCCGCGTCGCTGCTGCGCGATGGGGCGATCTCGCGCTTCTTCTTCATCCGCTACGCCGTGGGCGGGCCGCACGTCCGCTTCCGCGTGCTGCCCTGCCCCGGCCGCGAGCGGGAGGCGAACGAGCGCATCCACGCGGCGGCGTCGGAGTTCTTCGCGCGCCACCCATCCCCCGCCCCGCTGGCGCCGGAGACGATCCGCGAGCGCAACCGCGGCGTCGCCGCCTCCGATCCCGGCGAGGCGGAGATGGCGGACCTCGTGCTGCCCGGCGACAGCGTCGTCGAGAGCCCGGTGAAGCTCGAGACGGAGCGGTACGGCGGCCCGGAGCGCCTGGCGGATTCCGTCGCGCTCTTCACCCTCTCCAGCATCGACGCGCTGGCGTGGCTAAACGAAGGCGAGCCCACCGCCGCGCGCCGTCTGACGGAAGCTTCGCGTTCCCTCCTCCGCCACGCGTGGAGCTTCGCGGCGGACCCGGCCGAGATGGTGCGGCTGATCGGCTGGGCGGCGGGTGGCGCGGCGGGCCCGCTGGAGCGCTTCGTGAGCGAGGGCGACGCGGCGTTCGACCGGCGTCCGGAGCCACTCATCGCCCGTGTGCGTGGTGAGATGGAGGCGCTCTCCGGCATCGCCGCATCGACGGAGATCCCGATGCGCTGGGCGGAGGGGCCGCGGGTTCTCGGCGCCACGCTTCGCGACGCGCCGGCAGACGTGCGGCTGCGCATCGCGTCCAGCCACGCGCACATGAGCGCGAACCGCCTGGGCATCACCGTCGCGGAGGAGGTCTACGTCTCCCGCATGCTCTGGCGCGCCGCCCGTGCCCTGGCTGACGCGGAGCCGGCGTTCTGGCGCGACGCTGCGGAACGCCTCGCATCTCCCGAACCGCCGGACGCGTCGCTGGACGACCTCGTCCGCATCTCCCTGCAACGGTTCACGGGGGATGTGATCGCATCCACCCGTTAATCGAAATTCCGCGGTTGCAATGACATCGGAACGGCCCCGCACCAGCCACCTCGCTGATGCGGGGCCGTCTGCTTCACGCCCTCCGGCGGGGTGACGGAAAGGATAGAGAGTACGCGGAAACGGATGGGCCGCGACGACTTGCGTAACGCCGTGGGATGGCGTTTCGCGGGGTGGACTAAACCGGCGGCAAGTGCGAGATTTCCGGGCTGAGCGCCGCCCTTTCCGGCGGCCGAAAAGGTTCGTCCGTGGCCGTGCGGCGGGTGTGGACGCCACACGGCCGGCCGCGCAGGCGGCGCGAACCCGCTCTCCTGCAATCTTCCAGTCCAGTCGATGAAGCAGAACCTCGAGGACATCTATCCCCTCTCGCCGCTTCAGCAGGGGATCCTCTTCCACGCCCTGTACTCGCCCGAGACGGGGCTGTACACCGAGCAGGCGGTGGTGACCCTCCGCGGCGCGTTCAGCGCGGAGACGTACGTGCGCGCGTGGCAGATGGTGGTGGACCGCCACCCCGTGCTGCGCAGCGGGTTCGTGTGGGAGAACGTGGCCAAGCCGCTGCAGGTGGTGTTCCGCAAGGCGCCGGTTGCCGTGGAGATGCTGGACTGGAGCGGGCTGGACGGGGCCGAGCGCGAGGCGAGGATCGACGGGTACGTGACGGCCGACCGCCGCCGCGGGTTCGAGATGGCGAAGCCGCCGCTCATCCGCATGGCGATCGCGCGCCTCTCGGACCGGGAGCACTTGCTGGTGCTCACCTTCCACCACGCGATCCTGGACGGGTGGTCCATCTCGTCGGTCTTCGGCGAGGCGGACGTGGCATACCAGGCGTTGCGGCGCGGGGAGACCCCCCAGCTTCCGCGGCACCGGCCGTTCAAGGACTACATCGGCTGGCTGGGGCAGCAGGACATGGCCCAGGCCGAGGCGTTCTGGCGCCGCAGCCTGGGCGACTTCACGGCGCCCACGCCGCTGCCGCTGGACACGGCCCCGGCCGAGGACCACGGCGCGGCGGAGTGCGCGGGCTTCACGCGCACCGTCGCGCCGGAGAAGGCGGAGGAGCTGCGGGCGTTCGCGCGGCGGCACAAGATCACGATGAACACGCTGCTCCAGGGCGCGTGGTCGCTCCTCCTCGCGCGGTACGCCGGGGTGGACGACGTGGTCTTCGGCACCACGGTGAGCGGCCGGCCGGCGGATCTGCCAGGCGTGGAGGGCATCGTGGGCCTGCTGATCAACACGCTGCCCGTGCGCGTGAGTGTTCCGGCGGACGCGCGCGCGGCGGAGTGGCTGGCGGAGATCCAGGCGCACGCGGCGGAGATGCGCAACTACGAGTACTCGCCGCTGGTGGACGTGCAGGGCTGGAGCGGGGTTCCGCGCGACCGCTCGCTGTTCGACACGCTGCTGGTGTTCGAGAACTTCCCGCTCGCCACCGGCGACGACGGCGCGGACGACGAGCAGCTCCGCTACGGGGCCCGCCACAACGTGGAGCGCAGCAACTTCCCGCTGGGCCTGGCCATCGTGAACTACGAGGGCCTCGACATCCGCGTCACCTACCACCAGCACCGCTTCTCGCGAGAGACCATCGACCGGCTGATGGAGGCGCTGGAGGCGCTGCTCGACGAGATCGCGGCGGACCCGGACCGCACGCTCGGCTCCATCCCCATGGTCGCCGGCCCCGCCCGCGAGCGCATGCTGCGCGAGTGGAACGCGACCGCGCGCCCGTACCCCGCGGAGACACCCGCGCACGAGCTGTTCGAGGCCCGCGCCGCGGCGGCGCCGGACGCCATCGCGCTGTCGTTCGGCGGCAGCGAGGTCACGTACGGCGAGCTGAACGCGCGCGCCAACCGACTGGCGCACCGGCTTCGGGAGATGGGCGTGGGGCCGGACGTGCCAGTCGCCATCTCGGTCGATCGCGGGCCGCAAATGGTGGTCGCGCTGCTCGGCGTGCTCAAGGCCGGCGGCGCGTACCTGCCCGTCGATCCCGCGTATCCGGCGGAGCGGCGGGCGTTCATGCTGGCGGATTCCGGCGCGCCCGTCGTCCTCACGCAGTCGCATCTCGCCGAGAACCTGCCGGAGACGTCCGCGCGCGTGGTGCTGCTGGACGACGCGGGGGATGAGGAAGCGCCCGCATCTACCGCATCTACCGCATCTGCCGAAAACCTTGGCGTTTCGATAGATGTGCGGAACGCTGCGTACGTCATCTACACGTCCGGCTCCACGGGCACGCCGAAGGGCGTCGTCGTCTCCCATGCGGGCATCGGCAACCTGGCGGCGGCGCAGGCCGAGGCGTTCGGGATCGGCGCGGGGAGCCGCGTGCTCCAGTTCGCGTCGTTCAGCTTCGACGCCGCCGTCTCCGAAGTGCTGGTGACGCTGCTCGCGGGCGCCACGCTCGTTCTCGGCACCAAGGACGAGACGATGCCCGGCGCGCCGCTGCTCGGCCTGCTGGAGCGCGAGCGGGTGAGCGTCGCGACGCTGCCGCCGTCCGTGCTCGCCGCGCTGCCGGATGCGGAGCTGCCCGACCTGCGCACCGTCATCTCGGCGGGCGAGGCGTGCTCGGCCGAGGTGGCGGCGCGGTGGGGAGACGGGCGGCGGTTCGTGAACGCGTACGGGCCGACGGAAACCACGGTCTGCGCGACGATGTCGGTCGGCGAGGACGGCTCACGGCGCCCCACCATCGGGCGGCCGATGGCGAACGTGCGCGCGTACGTGCTGGACGCG
Encoded here:
- a CDS encoding lantibiotic dehydratase C-terminal domain-containing protein; amino-acid sequence: MKHLALNVYLRGRAAQDRLLAECVGPAVEEMRGSGLVRRFWFQPFDARGPHVGVVLGVADDAADEVRAEFSARLEAFLATHPSTEPLSDEEVARRHAECRGKRLCSIDAEPGIAAPGTFAFAEEAAPRYPFGPMPQPGADDRAGEMMCGLALWSIGHLRAGTGSRAAVRWAASVDLALRESGEAADDYWRRHASTLLVGLDERYDADPEAIVSRLRELVGDRNRDAFARAWAEVEADGPPWSSATELVEHALREGAQSPHGRWGVLREVNHCVLLQLGQMVRLHVPLVLYAWLRGSPVAAVAS
- a CDS encoding lantibiotic dehydratase C-terminal domain-containing protein, producing MSVAAPPDAGLGWRAYHLVCHGDRDRLLAEMVRPLAASLLRDGAISRFFFIRYAVGGPHVRFRVLPCPGREREANERIHAAASEFFARHPSPAPLAPETIRERNRGVAASDPGEAEMADLVLPGDSVVESPVKLETERYGGPERLADSVALFTLSSIDALAWLNEGEPTAARRLTEASRSLLRHAWSFAADPAEMVRLIGWAAGGAAGPLERFVSEGDAAFDRRPEPLIARVRGEMEALSGIAASTEIPMRWAEGPRVLGATLRDAPADVRLRIASSHAHMSANRLGITVAEEVYVSRMLWRAARALADAEPAFWRDAAERLASPEPPDASLDDLVRISLQRFTGDVIASTR